From the genome of Meriones unguiculatus strain TT.TT164.6M chromosome 17, Bangor_MerUng_6.1, whole genome shotgun sequence:
ACGAGAGAGGTGGGCAGGTAGCTCATGGGGAGGTAGAGGAGCTTGGCATCCCAGCCGGCTGAGTATCGGGTGCGAGGGTGACGGGCAGTCAGCGCATGCTCCATGCAGTCCGTCACCTCCGACAGGTCCTCCTTGCAATGGTGTTGCAGTGACTCTAGCTGTTTCAGATCTAGGAGGCATGAGAGATGCTTCAGCCTGTCTCTCACCTCCCATCACTCCTGCTATGTCaccaacacagagaaaaccttctCTAGAATCTATGTGCCCCACATGAGAAGCCACGCCCCAGCCTCGCCTACCCAAGTTCCTCAGGACCACAACCGTGCTTCAAGAAAGAGCTGTGCACACTCAGCCCCCTGTATCTCAGCTCAGGGGAAGTGCTGGTCTAATATAGCCTTCCATTCATGACTTCCCTCACTGCTTCATGAGAATGAGAGGTCCAGACAGAACAGAGCAGCGTGTTCTGAAAACCTAGAACTCCTTTTCTGATCACACCGCCCACGCTGGCCCCAAGGAAATACATCTAATGCCCTTTCCTTGTAGACAGAGCCTGGCGTTAGTGTTGGTAAcatgaagaggagaggaaggatccAGAAGCAGACTTTGCTTCAAACCTCACAGCTCACTTACAGGATGCCAGGAAATTCTCGCCATAAATCTCTCTGACTTCGGAGCTGGCCTGGTCCCAAATCATCTTGGCATTTGCCAACAGCCTGTCACTACTGCTCATACCAGTCAGGAAGTATCCAGGCTCTATAATTGCCACCTTCACCCTAAAGTGGGAGAGTTCCCTCCTGCAAGACAGACAGATGTCAAGGATGTCACAGGTCTTTCCATGAGAAAACAGGCAGTAAGTTTACAATAACTTGCCAAAATGAGCCTGTGGTGAAGAAGGGTCCCAAGCTTTGGATATGGGGTGCGCAGCTCAAGACAATGAAACGGGGAGTGACTCTGTGCTTTGAACCCCGCACTCAGGACTTGTTATGTGTAGTTCACTGACCTAAAGCTAGACATTCTGCCCTATGGCACCAAGTAAGGCCATTCTCCATGTACTGCAGATGCAAAGGCTCCTCATCCTTGTACCTCATTCCTAAGTCTCCATCTACCCCACATCCGTTCCAGGAAGCTCTCAGGACATCTCCCACTTTGTTCTTGCAGGTGTCTTCAGAGAGCAACCTCCTGTATGCAACACCCTCCATTCACAGCCTCCCTGCTCCCTGCAGCCCGTGATTCCCTCTGGCTCTGCCACCTGGTGACCACCCTCCTCCCATGTCTGTCCTGTCCTTTCACCAAGGAGAATCCACCTGTTCATACGGCTTCCAGGTTCCAGCTTCCCATGTTCCCTTGTTTACTCTGACTCTGATACAGTCTAATCCTGCTCAGGACCCTGATAGATCTGATGCCTGCAAGAGCCCACACTGCTGACCGGGCCATGGCCACTCCAAGGGAAGCCACAGttgctctctgtctcctctcccacTCTCCCCATTGCCATTGTCTTTCTGTCAGGTTCCAAACATTTGGTCATGCTGGAGTGTGTTGGCCGTGACACCGACAGGGATCCAATACCCGTTTGTGGAACTGAAGGAGATGCTCTCCCCAATCCAAAAGCATATAGGATATGTTGTTATGCTTTTATATCTTAGGTATAGAGATCAAGAGTCTGCAGATTTGGCCCAGTTCTGTCTCAGGAACattgccctccctcctccatggCAGGACAAGATAAACAGAACTCAGGTCTTGGTTCTGTCTTCAAGAGAGCAGTAGAAATGTGCTTCCCAGTGAATGATTCactggggaaaggtgagagaaCCGCAAACCAGAGTGTCCGCTTCATGAAAGGATCTTAAAGAACATGATGAAATAAAAACCCTGACATAACGGACCCACATCCCTGTCCAATACCTGAGGGAGTCCGAGAAGGCTTCTACACCATACTTGGAAATGCAGTAGCCACCACCAGAGAGAGTCACTCGGCCCATGATACTGGAGACGTTGACCACGCGGCCCCTGGCCTTCCTCACCAAGGGCAGCATGTTCAGAGTCACATCGATCACTCCCAACAGGTTCACGTCCAGAACCTTTACAAAGTCCTGTTTGTTCAGCCACTCATTGAGACCCGTGGGAATGGAGATGCCAGCATTGTTGACCAGGCCCCAGAGTCCTGGAGAcagtgggaagaagagagagtcACACAACACAGGTTTAATTATGGATGAAATGCATATTCCACAGGGAAGACCACTTCCTGTTGACTGGAGAGGAGGATGTGATGAATAACACCATGTTATCAGTGGGACTGGGGACCACCCCAGAAGCTGCTGAGTCACAGCTGGGTACCTCTCTCCTCTGAGTGGGCATGGCCGAGCTCCTGCCTGGGAAGTAACAACCAGTCTCTTCTGGCTTGCCAAGTTTAAGAAAGGACGTTAAGACATGGTACACCTCTGCTAACCTGGGGACCATGAAACTATGTTTGTGATTTACAGACTGATCCCATTCCTGCAGATATTTTACTCTTTCAGTTGCATTTTCAGATTTCTCTGAGCAGTGTACATacccctgcctttgcctttcaaatggcaaagaaagaagaaaggctcTAGGTGATACCTCAGCATGTATAGGACTTGCCTCCCAAACCTGAAGGCCTGAGGTTGACCCCATAACCCACATaagaagctgagcatggtggcatgcttgtaatcccaaaaCTGGGGCATTCTAGACAGTAGCCTTCTTGCCCAGCAGCCTAGATAAATCTGTGAACCCCAGGAAGGGGTTCTCTTctaaaaaccaagcaaacaaaagcaagtaAGTTAGACAGCAGTCCCCTGCCCCCACCTGTCTTCTGGACTGTACTCCTTGACATACAACACTGAGCAACTTTCCTGAGGTGCTTACAAAATCAAGGCCAACCagagggagcaggcaaggctacAGTACAGCTCCAGCCTCTGCCCCAAAACACAgagccctctctcttcctgctcacCCACAGACTACTGTCCTGTGTCTCTTTAGTCACTAAGCTACAGCTCTTCAGGCAACCAGCCTGTAAGTGTATATACCTCAACAGCGCGAGGTCAACTGAGGGCTAGTTTAGTTAATGGTGTTTGTGGATTTTGAAGAACTGGCCCAAAAGCTATGTGCTCCCTCAGTCCAAAACCATACCTCGTGTTTCTAGAGATGTGAACTGTTTAACCACGATATTTTATTCTTAGCATCCCAACACATGCTTATTAGAACTGATTACAAGAGCAGTAGTTCTACTGAGAAGTGTAGGAAACAAGATGGGAGTTGAAGCACGTACTTGCAATCCCCATACAAAGGAGGCTGAGTCAgggagatcatgagttcaagaacGGCTCAGTAGCAAGATACTGTCTCAAGTCAGGCAGcagtggaacacacctttaatcccagcaggtagACCTCagagatggaggccagcctgatctacagagtgagtccaagactcactgagaaaccctgtcttgaaaaacaaaacaaaatgaaacaaaaatatcctgtctcaaaaaaacgaaGCTAAAACAAACACAAGTGTACCAAACTATTGCAGCTCCTAACACCAAGGTTATTAAATTGGTGGGCCTTTGTTAAGGTTAGGTTTTCCAGTTCATTAACTATTATCATTCAAATAAATGTTACTGAGGCGGTAAAAATTCCTCAcctttttttaagtgaaaagaaTACACTCATCTTAATGTATACAGATCAAAATGTTACTAGTTTTTATCTACTGGGTGATAAATTGTAGGTTAATTCTTGTGGTTTTACCTGTACTAGTGTTTTGAACAATaaccatattttttaatttactcttAGATTTCTTTTAAACCAATGTTCTTCTTTTGTTCCATAATGATTTACTCTACCAGCTTAATGAAAGAAGAGCAACCCCCTTCTAGGACTTAGTTTTCCCAAGTCAGTCCTGAATCTGGCCATGGCCTGCTCTGTACTCAGGTACAATCATGTCTCCCTTCATAGAGGATTTCAGATCACAAGTAAGAGCAAGTACGGTGCTGACACAGGAGATCTCCTCCAGCATGGCTCCAGATAACCCTATACACACAGCCCAGAGTCAAGTATTCTCTGTTCCCTAACCCCAACACCAAACCTTACCCCAACCCCAAtgctaactgtaaccctaacgctaaccctcacTCAGCATCCAGAAGTCTAGATTTTCTGCACAGAAAAGATAACAGAACACAGACAAGTACATGAGAGGGTGAATCCTCACCAGGGCACCTACTCACCAAGACCAGAGTGCTTGGGAGACAAAaggtaagggctggagagagaaaaagtgcTCAGGtgatgtgctggggaggcaggaggatggtgtgACTTCAAGCCCTCCAAATCCCTTCCAGGATCCTGTCAGGAAGAGTGAAGGGGAGGCCCCTTTCAAACAGGGAGACACACCAACAGACACACAGGAATCTCAACGATACCTCTGTCCCCAACGTGCTCCTTCACCCACTGAGTGGCTGCCACAATACTCTCTGTCTTGGTGACATCAAGGACCACTGTCTTCAGCCTGTCTGATGTCTTGCTCCTCAGCTCTTCAGCTCCAGTTTCTGTCAGACATGCAGCCAGCACCCTCATGCCTCTCCTGTCCAGCTGTCTGGCCAGCAGGTTCCCAAAGCCCGAGTCACAGCCCGTGATGAAGACATACTTGTCTTGGAGATGGCTCaccacctgcctctccctgaaCAAGCGCAGGAGAGTCCAGAGGCCCACTAGTGCCACCAGGTAGAGCCACATGGCTTGCAGAGGACAAGCACAGACACTTTCAGGAGAAAATGAACCTGCCCTGTTTTCAGACAGGAGAAAAATAAGAACACAAAAGACTATTGTAGACAGGCAGCTAGTCTACAGGCTTCTGGCAAGGAGGCCTGCTGTTCCTCTCTAGTCATATTTCTTTAGaacactctattttttttttttaatcctgctCCTCCGGTTGATTTTCTCTGCTGACACACAAATGCTCTTGGGCACTTCCTACTTAGAAATACCTTCCTAATTGGTCCATTCCTCTAAGACTTTCTGTGCAGATCCATCTATGCCAAATGGCTCATGACCCACATTAGTCAAAGTTCAGACTCCAACTCTATGTGCACAGCCTGGCAGCATCTGAGCACAGGTAGAATGCTACTGTTACGTGGGCTACAgacaaatttacaatgaaattCCTTTTTGAACCCATGTTTCCTCATTGACTGCAGCACTCAGCAACACTGCTGTTTCTTGCAGGAGCACAGGAAAGGCCAAAGGAGAGGGCAAGAAGTTATCAGTTGTTTTCCTGGAATAATACTTGTCTGAGATGGTGGAGCGGGGGAGCCTGAGAGTAGAGTCTGACTTCCAAGATACACTGCCCTACTTTGcaatgaccaaagcagcttggggaggaaagggtgtatttGATTCACAGTTTACCATCTCCGAAGGGGCGTGGAGGCAGAAAGCGAAGCAGAGGTCATGGAAAACCCTTCTCACTGGCTTGTTTTCTACAGCTCACattgcctgctttcttacactgCCTGTCCTGGGGTGACACCTGTGAGAGCTAGGCCTTCTCATaacaatcattaatcaagaaaatgccctacagacaaTCTGATAGTAGCATTTTCTCAAGTGTGGCTCCTTGTCCCCGGTAACTCTAGCTTGACAAAGAACtaaacagcacagaaacaaaacaggaaagaaaaggaataggTCCTAGGAATGCCCAGGAATGAAGATGCAGAACTactggaagggaagaaaagacctACTACGCTAGATCTATTCTCTTCCCTCAGAAAAGTGGTCTGGGAGGGGGTTGAGGGTCTGAGGGGCCTTGGAGGCCAGGCTATTGTAGACTTCTTTACCCTGTTGTCTTTCTTTTTACCAGAGAAGGCCCTTGGTATGCAGCCCCAGGTGGAACCTTGCACAGTATTCAGTCTGTGTCCATTAGAAAGACCTCAGAGCCCACTTCCCAGGACTCCACACTCTGCAACATTCCCTTGGAGCTAGACAGGGAGCGTGGCTTCATTTGACTAAAGGCACATGGTGATCTGAGTGCACTAACCACAAGAGCTTTGACGGACTTGGAGACCCACAAAGAAGTCTCGCAGCCATTTCTTGTGTTTTAAGCACCACACAAGGTAGATGATTTTGCACTTCTACCTGTTTCATGCCTTGCCTGACAGTATGTGCTTCCTTAGAGCCtctattttcttcatctttataATGCAGAAGAAACTAGATGACTTCATCAGCAGACAGAAATTGAAGGCCCACAGGAAGCACTGCAGAATTGGGAGAAAATTTTGTTAGCAGGAATCGAAAAGCTCTGGCATCAGCAAGAGGCTGTCAGAACAGCTGTGGGATGTAgaggaagctgagaaagaaacaggGGCTTCGggagggatgggaaaggaaggaggtTCAAAGGTGGAGTGAAGCACGCTGGGAGATTTCTGGGTGGTTCGATGTTGAGGACGGGAAGCTGGTATCTGGTGCCTTTAGCTTCTCTTATCAGTCCTCCTaagcttccctttcctttccctggtGTTGCActttccctccccactccccctcTCCTACCTGCTCAGGAATGCAGGGAGTAAGTAAACAGCTGTTCTTCACCTTGTGGAGGGCTATGGAAGAGAAGCAAAGCTATTCACCTCCCCTTTCTCAGGGCCCTTTCCAGAGCACCTCAAATGCACAGGTATCATGGAGATATCCCAGGATTTCCAAGGCTGAGTCACCTCCAAAAAT
Proteins encoded in this window:
- the LOC110561850 gene encoding retinol dehydrogenase 16-like produces the protein MWLYLVALVGLWTLLRLFRERQVVSHLQDKYVFITGCDSGFGNLLARQLDRRGMRVLAACLTETGAEELRSKTSDRLKTVVLDVTKTESIVAATQWVKEHVGDRGLWGLVNNAGISIPTGLNEWLNKQDFVKVLDVNLLGVIDVTLNMLPLVRKARGRVVNVSSIMGRVTLSGGGYCISKYGVEAFSDSLRRELSHFRVKVAIIEPGYFLTGMSSSDRLLANAKMIWDQASSEVREIYGENFLASYLKQLESLQHHCKEDLSEVTDCMEHALTARHPRTRYSAGWDAKLLYLPMSYLPTSLVDAIIYWTSWKPAEAL